GTTTTAAGTAGACAGTCTTTTTTCATCACCTCGGATTCCCCCCTTGGCCAGCATAGAGGAAGCACCAGTGTTTTGGAAAGGACTAGATGATGACAGTCGGAAACTCAACTCCCCAGCCTAAACAGTGGGGACCCTCCATTCACGTTCCGGCCCGACCCCGAGCTCTTCTCCCTGGGGCGGGGGAAGGAAGACAGCCAGAGCCAGACAGCCCGACAAGGCGGGGCCTCCTGGCACGTGAGGAGGCCTGGGCCCTGGACGGGGTTTTCGCGACAGCCGGGGGCCATGGCCTTCCCCACACCCCCTTGGCCAGCACCACCAGCCCACCGGGCTCACCCGGGCTCACCCCTCCCGAAGAGTCTGCCGAGACCACTCATCTCCACCACCcttgcctctcctgcctcctctccgcGGCTTCTTGCAACTTCCGCCTGGCTCCCGGGAGGGTGCGGTCTCATCGCTCAGAGACCGGCCTGGGCCAATCCCTCCATGGGGCACCGCGGCGACATCATCAACGTGAGCCAACGAGGCCACTTCTGCCACGTGACCCGAGCCACCAGCCCCCAACCCATTCGCTCCTCTTAAAGCGGCCGCTCCgtttttgattctttaaaaaggccgccccaccccccaaaaagcaCAGTATTTGTTTTCCTGAAAGGGAATGTGCAGGGTCTTACATCCCACTTCTTGGGGCCAGTGGAAGAGTTCTCCTGGCCCTTGACAGAATTCAGGAATTGGGGCGCGGATTGAGCACAAGGGGGCCACAGTCGGGTGTGCCACAAGTTTCTTTGGCAGAGCTGGATGAAGTCTAATTCCACTCGCTCTGGTCTTGGCACCTCCGAAAAGCCATTGCCGGCTACgaagctagaaaaacaaaaaccagccagAAGATTTCTGTCACACACAAACATACTTTAATAATTTACAAATACACCTGAAAATGCCTTCATgatttcctttcagttttatgTTTCAAATGAGGCTCATCCACAGGACTGGGCCTCAGGGCCCAGCTTGGGCCTTTGCAAATGTCTCCAGTCCCTGACTTAGGGTTTGAAGATTCATTCCATTCTGGACATGAATGCAGGTAActcctagaaagaaaagaagccacaTTTCATCAGGCCTGTTGTTACTCTCACCTTTTTTGGGTGCACCCAAAAATTGCATGCAAGCTACCCATCCTGGACCTATCTATCTAACCGCTCCTAGGAACTTTCTCCTCATTCCCCAAAAGGCTAATCTCACCACTCTGTACCCAGTTTGCTGACGTCTAGGATATTCCGCTTCTCGTCATCAAAGAAGATCATCTGGGAGAAGACAACTCCTGTCTTCTGCTGCAACCTGTGCAAGGCGGGGCAGTGGGTGACCACACTGGCTTCTTAGCTCCTGCAGCCTCTCTGGCCTCCCAGCTTCTACCTTATCTCTGCATACCTCTCAAAGTGGGTGACCTTGCTGCCTGGGTAGATTTCCCGATGAACAAAGTATCTGTCAAGGTCAAAGAGCTCCAGTAGCTGGTTGGCCCCTTCAATCTCCCCTGTTCTGCAAAAAGGTGTAATAATAGATGGGATCAGCAGGGCCAGGGGCTGCAAGCCAAGTTATGTTTAACCAAGGGGAAATCAACTTGCTGTTTTTCCAGGATAAGTAGGCACCCTCGGTCCTTATTCGATTCCCTAGGCTTCCCGTCTGATACAGGCGGCGCTAAGGCAGTCAaggtttaataaataaaaggcacaggAAAGGGtacaattagaaaaatatgcaaatacgTGCAAATCTGCACCGCCAAAGTTTTTGTAGCCAAGGGGTTACACGAGACGCCTCCTCATGCATGCGTCTCTCAGCATGAGACAGACAGCTTTTTTTCAGTCGCTCTCCTTACCGTGAAGCGGCCGCGACGGGTACCTCAAGGCCCTGCAACCTTTCCAGGACGTCACGCACCTCTGGATACAGTCGGACTGTCTGGCCCCGCCTATCCCGGACGGCCCCGTCGCTGGAGGGCGAGAGCGCGCTCAGCGGAGGCCGGCCCGCCCGGACCCGGCCTCCCCGGCGCCGCCTCACCTGCCCTTGTGGAACGGGGGGTCTACGTGCGTATCCACCCAGAACGGCCAGAGCGTGTAATCTGCGGGAGGACGGAGGGAGGGCTCAGGCTCGGAGCGCGCAGGGCCCCGAGAACTGCAGCGGGGCTTTGG
This window of the Prionailurus viverrinus isolate Anna chromosome B3, UM_Priviv_1.0, whole genome shotgun sequence genome carries:
- the MDP1 gene encoding magnesium-dependent phosphatase 1 isoform X2 translates to MREVSDERAPFPGVSSRFPPRWVEKKGKKVSRRDGLLRSRGWWRGHLATVLPLLRRQEALLRGLQTHGRSSARRRSSHCFSKAGGAVCSRKGSPRIAQPASAGHDAAPKAGGFRSGLHALAVLGGYARRPPVPQGQVRRRRGGRVRAGRPPLSALSPSSDGAVRDRRGQTVRLYPEVRDVLERLQGLEVPVAAASRSYLHSCPEWNESSNPKSGTGDICKGPSWALRPSPVDEPHLKHKTERKS
- the MDP1 gene encoding magnesium-dependent phosphatase 1 isoform X4, whose amino-acid sequence is MTRLPKLVVFDLDYTLWPFWVDTHVDPPFHKGSDGAVRDRRGQTVRLYPEVRDVLERLQGLEVPVAAASRTGEIEGANQLLELFDLDRYFVHREIYPGSKVTHFERLQQKTGVVFSQMIFFDDEKRNILDVSKLGTEWSYLHSCPEWNESSNPKSGTGDICKGPSWALRPSPVDEPHLKHKTERKS
- the MDP1 gene encoding magnesium-dependent phosphatase 1 isoform X1; protein product: MREVSDERAPFPGVSSRFPPRWVEKKGKKVSRRDGLLRSRGWWRGHLATVLPLLRRQEALLRGLQTHGRSSARRRSSHCFSKAGGAVCSRKGSPRIAQPASAGHDAAPKAGGFRSGLHALAVLGGYARRPPVPQGQVRRRRGGRVRAGRPPLSALSPSSDGAVRDRRGQTVRLYPEVRDVLERLQGLEVPVAAASRTGEIEGANQLLELFDLDRYFVHREIYPGSKVTHFERLQQKTGVVFSQMIFFDDEKRNILDVSKLGVTCIHVQNGMNLQTLSQGLETFAKAQAGP
- the MDP1 gene encoding magnesium-dependent phosphatase 1 isoform X3, encoding MTRLPKLVVFDLDYTLWPFWVDTHVDPPFHKGSDGAVRDRRGQTVRLYPEVRDVLERLQGLEVPVAAASRTGEIEGANQLLELFDLDRYFVHREIYPGSKVTHFERLQQKTGVVFSQMIFFDDEKRNILDVSKLGVTCIHVQNGMNLQTLSQGLETFAKAQAGP